One part of the Arabidopsis thaliana chromosome 1 sequence genome encodes these proteins:
- a CDS encoding Core-2/I-branching beta-1,6-N-acetylglucosaminyltransferase family protein (Core-2/I-branching beta-1,6-N-acetylglucosaminyltransferase family protein; CONTAINS InterPro DOMAIN/s: Core-2/I-Branching enzyme (InterPro:IPR021141); BEST Arabidopsis thaliana protein match is: Core-2/I-branching beta-1,6-N-acetylglucosaminyltransferase family protein (TAIR:AT1G68390.1); Has 580 Blast hits to 580 proteins in 21 species: Archae - 0; Bacteria - 5; Metazoa - 0; Fungi - 0; Plants - 553; Viruses - 0; Other Eukaryotes - 22 (source: NCBI BLink).), translated as MKKSQETQEDSLQQESRHQLHQIVISKILRSHRFFQNLVLYSFLIGFGFGLGFILNVHIRNVSFNPQLFRLSSLSPSSFSTPPLQPQPEIVVPLNDTVVATNDDDHEVGQKGHYLMMPENVVHNMTEEELLLRASKIQEKTLKMTKKAAFMFLTRGKLPLAKLWERFFKGHEGLFSIYIHTSDPFYFDDHTPETSPFYRRRIPSKEVGWGMVSMVAAERRLLANALLDAGNHRFVLLSESDIPLFNFSTIYSYLINSQHSYVDVYDLPGPAGRGRYNRRMSPVISRTNWRKGSQWFEIDREVALAVVSDTTYFPVFEKYCLWNCYADEHYLSTFVHAMFPGKNANRSLTWTDWSRRGPHPRKYTRRSVTGEFLRRVRNREQGCVYNGKKSEKCYLFARKFDGSTLDKLLYFAHSVMGF; from the exons atgaaaaagagCCAAGAAACGCAAGAAGACTCTCTTCAACAAGAAAGTCGTCATCAACTTCACCAAATCGTCATATCCAAGATATTAAGATCTCATAGATTCTTCCAAAACCTCGTCTTGTATTCGTTTCTTATCGGTTTCGGATTCGGACTCGGCTTCATACTCAACGTCCATATAAGAAACGTCTCTTTCAATCCTCAACTCTTTCGTCTATCTTCACTCTCCCCATCATCCTTCTCTACACCACCGCTTCAACCGCAGCCAGAAATAGTCGTTCCCTTGAATGATACGGTTGTTGCGACTAATGATGATGACCATGAAGTAGGGCAAAAGGGTCATTATCTGATGATGCCGGAGAACGTGGTGCATAACATGACGGAGGAGGAACTCTTGCTACGTGCTTcgaagattcaagaaaagaCGTTGAAGATGACAAAGAAAGCGGCGTTTATGTTCCTGACGAGAGGGAAGCTTCCTTTGGCTAAACTGTGGGAGAGATTTTTCAAAGGCCATGAAGGTCTTTTCTCTATTTACATTCATACGAGTGACCCTTTTTACTTTGACGATCATACGCCCGAAACTTCGCCGTTTTATCGCCGGAGGATTCCAAGCAAG GAAGTGGGATGGGGAATGGTGAGCATGGTGGCGGCTGAGCGACGGCTACTGGCAAATGCTCTGCTTGACGCCGGAAACCACCGCTTCGTCCTCCTCTCGGAATCGGACATTCCTCTCTTTAACTTCTCCACCATTTACTCTTACCTCATAAACTCGCAACACTCCTACGTCGACGTCTACGACCTTCCCGGACCAGCAGGTCGCGGCCGCTACAACCGCCGTATGTCACCAGTCATCAGCCGCACCAACTGGCGAAAAGGCTCTCAGTGGTTCGAGATAGACCGTGAGGTAGCTTTAGCCGTAGTATCGGACACAACTTACTTTCCTGTGTTCGAGAAATATTGCCTTTGGAATTGTTATGCCGACGAGCATTACTTGTCAACATTTGTCCACGCCATGTTTCCGGGGAAGAATGCGAACCGGTCACTAACGTGGACGGATTGGTCACGGAGAGGTCCACATCCGAGGAAGTACACAAGGCGGTCGGTGACAGGGGAGTTTCTGCGGAGGGTGAGGAATAGAGAACAAGGGTGTGTGTATAATGGGAAGAAGAGCGAGAAATGTTACTTGTTCGCTAGGAAGTTCGATGGTAGTACTTTGGATAAGTTGTTATATTTTGCTCATAGTGTTATgggattttaa
- a CDS encoding Ssu72-like family protein (Ssu72-like family protein; FUNCTIONS IN: phosphoprotein phosphatase activity; INVOLVED IN: mRNA processing; LOCATED IN: chloroplast; EXPRESSED IN: 23 plant structures; EXPRESSED DURING: 13 growth stages; CONTAINS InterPro DOMAIN/s: RNA polymerase II subunit A (InterPro:IPR006811); Has 454 Blast hits to 453 proteins in 177 species: Archae - 0; Bacteria - 0; Metazoa - 228; Fungi - 149; Plants - 48; Viruses - 0; Other Eukaryotes - 29 (source: NCBI BLink).), with protein MRFRYAMVCSSNQNRSMEAHALLKRQGLDVASYGTGSHVKLPGPSLREPNVYDFGTPYKQMFDELRRKDPELYKRNGILQMIKRNLSVKLAPQRWQDNAGDGVFDVVMTFEEKVFDSVLEDLNNREQSLTKTILVMNLEVKDNHEEAAIGGRLALELCQEIEGNETWEDTIDDIVAGFEKQHRRKLVYSISFY; from the exons ATGAGGTTCCGGTACGCAATGGTTTGTTCGTCGAATCAGAACCGGAGCATGGAAGCTCACGCTCTTCTTAAGAGACAAGGACTCGACGTTGCTTCGTACGGGACTGGGTCACATGTAAAACTACCTGGACCATCTCTGAGAGAGCCAAACGTTTACGACTTTGGAACTCCTTACAAGCAGATGTTCGATGAGCTCAGGCGCAAAGATCCTGAACT ATACAAGCGGAATGGTATTTTGCAGATGATTAAGAGGAATTTATCCGTGAAACTTGCTCCTCAAAGATGGCAAGATAATGCTGGTGATGGTGTGTTTGATGTGGTTATGACTTTTGAAGAAAAGGTTTTCGATTCAGTCCTTGAAG ATCTCAACAACAGAGAACAATCACTTACGAAAACAATACTTGTGATGAACTTGGAGGTTAAAGATAACCACGAAGAAGCAGCTATAGGTGGCCGACTTGCCTTGGAACTCTGTCAAGAGATTGAAGGGAATGAAACATGGGAAGATACGATCGATGACATTGTTGCGGGTTTTGAAAAACAACACAGGCGGAAACTGGTCTACAGCATCTCATTCTACTGA
- a CDS encoding Ssu72-like family protein → MLIVAGKKSQISSTPPMRFRYAMVCSSNQNRSMEAHALLKRQGLDVASYGTGSHVKLPGPSLREPNVYDFGTPYKQMFDELRRKDPELYKRNGILQMIKRNLSVKLAPQRWQDNAGDGVFDVVMTFEEKVFDSVLEDLNNREQSLTKTILVMNLEVKDNHEEAAIGGRLALELCQEIEGNETWEDTIDDIVAGFEKQHRRKLVYSISFY, encoded by the exons ATGTTGATTG TCGCCGGGAAAAAATCACAGATTTCTTCGACGCCGCCGATGAGGTTCCGGTACGCAATGGTTTGTTCGTCGAATCAGAACCGGAGCATGGAAGCTCACGCTCTTCTTAAGAGACAAGGACTCGACGTTGCTTCGTACGGGACTGGGTCACATGTAAAACTACCTGGACCATCTCTGAGAGAGCCAAACGTTTACGACTTTGGAACTCCTTACAAGCAGATGTTCGATGAGCTCAGGCGCAAAGATCCTGAACT ATACAAGCGGAATGGTATTTTGCAGATGATTAAGAGGAATTTATCCGTGAAACTTGCTCCTCAAAGATGGCAAGATAATGCTGGTGATGGTGTGTTTGATGTGGTTATGACTTTTGAAGAAAAGGTTTTCGATTCAGTCCTTGAAG ATCTCAACAACAGAGAACAATCACTTACGAAAACAATACTTGTGATGAACTTGGAGGTTAAAGATAACCACGAAGAAGCAGCTATAGGTGGCCGACTTGCCTTGGAACTCTGTCAAGAGATTGAAGGGAATGAAACATGGGAAGATACGATCGATGACATTGTTGCGGGTTTTGAAAAACAACACAGGCGGAAACTGGTCTACAGCATCTCATTCTACTGA